In Sphingomonas phyllosphaerae, the genomic stretch CGCGAGGCGGATCGGCGAATGAGGGTCAGGCCTTGACGTGCTGCGAGATGTACTTGTTCATCTCGAACATCGTCACCTTGTCCTTGCCGAAGACCTTCTTCAGCTTGTCGTCGGCGAGGATTTCGCGCTTGTTTTCCGGGTTCTGCAGGTTGTTGGACTTGATGTATTCCCACACCTTGCTGATGACCTGGCTGCGCGGCAGCTTCTCGTTGCCGACGACCGCACCCAGTTCGGCCGAGGGCTGCACGGGGGCGTGGATGCCGCCGGTCTTGGGCGCAGCGGCCGCATCGGCCTTCGCCTTCTTGGGGGCAGCCCGCGTCGGCCTTGGTCTTGGTAGCCATTGCATTCCTTCCTGTTGCGCCGACCGACGGGCCGGCTCCTCGCGGAATCACGCCTTCTTGAGCGCCTCGCGCTTGTGCGCCGCCTTTCCGCCGTTGTCACTCTCTACCAGATACTGCGGATCGTCGCTCGACGCACGCACCTTGTGCCCCTTGATCGTGGTATCGCTCGTCAGCTTCTTCTCGACCGTGCCGTGCGCGGTGCCGCCATGCGACTTCCACGTGACCTCGTCGCCCTTCTTCAGATTGCTCGCCATGTCGCCGCTCCTTCGCGAATGATCGTGTGCGATCAAGCGGATGGAGCGGCCGAATGGTTGCCTCGTCCGATCAGAACTTGAAGCCGGCGGCGATGCCGTAGCGGCGCGGATCGACGGTGAAGACGTTGGTGAACAAGCCCGAAGACTGATCCGTCACGTACATGCCGGTGATCGCATTGTTGTTGGTGAGGTTCGTCACGAATGCGCGGACGTAGAAGCGGTCATCCGGTGCGTTGAGCTGAACCTGCGCGTTCACCACCTCATACCCCGGGATCCGGTCGATCGGCGATTTGTTGAAGATCGTGCCGAAATAATTGCCGGTATAGTTGAGGTCGGCGCGTGGGACGAGCGTGAAATTGCCCAGATCGATCGTATATTGCGCGCCGATCGACGCCTTGTACGTCGGGGTGTTGGGCAGTTGGTTGTCGCGTAGATTGACCGCGACGCCGCCTTGAAGCACGCTGACCGGCGCTCCGGTTGCTGCGGCGACGGCGGCCAGATTAGTCGCAACTGCTGAATGCGCCGGTTGTGTTGGTGCCGGGCACCGGCACCGTGCCGCGCAGGCCCAGGGTGGGGAATTGGGCGTTGAGCGCGGCGTTGGCGCCGTTGACGAAGCCGTTGGACACTGCCGATTGTCCGGCGGTGGTCGGAATCACGGCGCAATTTCGCGCTTGAAGATCCTTGATGATGACCGCGTCGGATCGGCCTCCCGACACGTCGCGTGGATTCACGATGAATTGGTCGCCGGCAACCTTCGAGCGCGAGTAGCTGAAGTTGGCGTTGACGACGAAGGCGGGCGTGTGGCTGATGATCGCTTCGGCTTCGACGCCATATATGTTGGCGTTGATATTATCGTTGACCGATGTGCGATTGACGATGCGCGTCAGCTGTAGATTTTTATACTTGTAGTAGAATGCCGTCAGATTGAAGCGAAACTGGCCGTTGCCGAAGGTGTTCTTCGATCCAACCTCGATCGCGTCGACATTCTCCGGAGCAAAGAACTGTCCGACTCCCAGGCCTGGCGTGATCGGAGGGTTGACGCCGCCAGACTTGTAGCCTCGCGAATAGGATGCGTAGAGAAGGTTGTCCGGCGTGATCTTGTAATCGATGACCGCGCGGCCGGTCAGGCGCTGGAAGGCAACTTCTCCGATCTGGAACGGCTGCTGCCCCGGTGTGACGCCATCGAAGTCGAAACCGATCCAGCGCAGAAGTGGCATTGGTGGTGCCGATCGGGACAGCCACATTGTCCGTGGTGGTTCGAGCGGAGACATACTTCTTGTCGTTGTTGTAACGAAGGCCGACCGTCAGCTT encodes the following:
- a CDS encoding SWIB/MDM2 domain-containing protein, which translates into the protein MQWLPRPRPTRAAPKKAKADAAAAPKTGGIHAPVQPSAELGAVVGNEKLPRSQVISKVWEYIKSNNLQNPENKREILADDKLKKVFGKDKVTMFEMNKYISQHVKA
- a CDS encoding DUF2945 domain-containing protein codes for the protein MASNLKKGDEVTWKSHGGTAHGTVEKKLTSDTTIKGHKVRASSDDPQYLVESDNGGKAAHKREALKKA
- a CDS encoding TonB-dependent receptor — its product is MLQGGVAVNLRDNQLPNTPTYKASIGAQYTIDLGNFTLVPRADLNYTGNYFGTIFNKSPIDRIPGYEVVNAQVQLNAPDDRFYVRAFVTNLTNNNAITGMYVTDQSSGLFTNVFTVDPRRYGIAAGFKF
- a CDS encoding TonB-dependent receptor, yielding MPLLRWIGFDFDGVTPGQQPFQIGEVAFQRLTGRAVIDYKITPDNLLYASYSRGYKSGGVNPPITPGLGVGQFFAPENVDAIEVGSKNTFGNGQFRFNLTAFYYKYKNLQLTRIVNRTSVNDNINANIYGVEAEAIISHTPAFVVNANFSYSRSKVAGDQFIVNPRDVSGGRSDAVIIKDLQARNCAVIPTTAGQSAVSNGFVNGANAALNAQFPTLGLRGTVPVPGTNTTGAFSSCD